From one Gemella morbillorum genomic stretch:
- a CDS encoding helix-turn-helix domain-containing protein, which yields MSNLGNKKTMSNNLKRYLRINKVSRTQLSESLGISYSTISDWVNGKSYPRIDKIEMMANYFGINKSDLVEDKANQKEIDIANMVNDLMDNLNSNQALMYSGEPMDEVTKELVRASIEQAARIAMARHKTENDN from the coding sequence ATGAGTAATTTAGGTAACAAAAAAACAATGAGCAATAATTTGAAAAGATATTTAAGAATTAATAAAGTTTCAAGAACCCAACTATCTGAAAGTTTAGGAATAAGTTATTCAACAATAAGTGATTGGGTAAACGGAAAATCTTATCCTAGAATAGATAAAATAGAAATGATGGCTAATTATTTTGGGATAAATAAATCTGATTTAGTAGAAGATAAAGCAAACCAAAAAGAAATTGATATAGCAAATATGGTTAACGATTTAATGGACAATTTAAATAGTAATCAAGCCTTAATGTATAGCGGGGAACCAATGGATGAAGTAACAAAAGAATTAGTGCGTGCTTCAATCGAGCAAGCAGCAAGAATTGCTATGGCACGTCACAAAACTGAAAATGACAATTAA
- a CDS encoding helix-turn-helix domain-containing protein: MIPNKTRLPLAEWRKRKLKLSQLEASKLIGVSKDTLSNYERGTSFPDVPIIKKIEKVYGIKYDQIIFLTYVND, from the coding sequence ATGATACCTAATAAAACAAGGTTACCTTTGGCAGAATGGAGAAAAAGAAAATTGAAATTATCTCAACTAGAAGCCTCTAAACTAATAGGTGTAAGCAAAGACACTCTTAGTAATTATGAGCGCGGAACAAGTTTTCCAGATGTACCCATAATAAAAAAAATTGAAAAAGTATACGGTATAAAATATGACCAAATTATTTTTTTAACTTACGTTAACGATTAA
- the ribF gene encoding riboflavin biosynthesis protein RibF: MKIFNISDYNIIEKSNKKRIAALGFFDGVHKAHQKIISEMVSEAREGYVPTVITLDKSPKEYFAKSKEESLTPLKKKSKIFEELGVEEVYYLEFNEQLQNLEAIEFIDKILKKLKVEKVFFGYDYKYGVKGSGTPEMILDSGIKVSIHEKEEIEHHKISTTTLKSFVINNDFVSYIKFSGRAYSIVGTVIKGKQLGRTINFPTANLDLTENYLLPKTNGVYLTKTMVGKKIYKSLTNIGYNPTVSGIKDKKSIETHILDFDEDIYGEKIEVYFYEFLRPEKKFDSFNHLKEQLQIDKDVCEKKIF, from the coding sequence ATGAAAATTTTTAATATTTCTGATTACAATATAATAGAAAAAAGTAATAAAAAGAGGATAGCTGCATTGGGTTTTTTTGATGGGGTTCATAAAGCTCATCAAAAGATAATTTCTGAAATGGTATCAGAAGCCAGGGAAGGATATGTACCAACAGTAATTACACTAGATAAAAGTCCAAAAGAGTATTTTGCAAAATCTAAAGAAGAATCTTTAACTCCATTAAAAAAGAAATCGAAAATTTTTGAAGAACTTGGTGTAGAGGAAGTTTATTATTTGGAGTTTAATGAACAATTACAAAATTTAGAAGCAATAGAATTTATTGATAAAATTTTAAAAAAATTAAAGGTTGAAAAGGTCTTTTTCGGGTATGATTATAAATATGGTGTAAAAGGTTCGGGCACACCAGAAATGATTCTAGATTCTGGAATAAAGGTTAGTATTCACGAAAAGGAAGAGATAGAGCATCATAAGATATCAACAACAACTTTAAAAAGCTTTGTTATAAATAATGATTTTGTTTCATATATTAAATTTTCAGGTAGAGCATATTCTATTGTTGGTACAGTAATAAAAGGTAAACAATTAGGTAGAACAATTAATTTTCCAACAGCTAATCTAGATTTAACAGAAAATTATTTATTACCAAAAACGAACGGAGTTTATCTTACTAAAACTATGGTTGGTAAAAAAATATATAAATCATTAACAAATATAGGATATAATCCAACTGTATCAGGCATTAAAGATAAAAAATCTATAGAGACTCATATTTTAGATTTTGATGAAGATATTTATGGAGAAAAAATAGAAGTATATTTTTATGAGTTTCTCCGACCTGAAAAAAAATTTGATAGTTTTAATCATTTAAAAGAACAACTGCAAATAGATAAGGATGTTTGTGAAAAAAAGATATTTTAA
- the truB gene encoding tRNA pseudouridine(55) synthase TruB encodes MFEGILPIYKQRGITSHDVVFKARKILKMKKIGHAGTLDPEVDGVLLLLLGGATKVSDYAMDLGKSYRAEVCLGIKTTTEDLTGEVLEECNIDDIDIDKIKDILQTLIGEIEQTPPIYSAVKVKGKKLYEYARAGKFDVEIPSRKVNIYDVEFIEGSDYYKDNKFYFSINISCGKGTYVRTIATDIGKKLNLPSTMSKLTRTRSGKIELDNCLTLLEVEQLLEKNKLEEKLLKKEYALEEYQFVEIPKFRAQQVMNGLRFRKNQFPDYDFTDGIVFTYENEAIAIYYLKNPDDELLHVKTTFPKIIE; translated from the coding sequence ATGTTTGAGGGTATATTGCCGATTTATAAGCAACGTGGAATAACTAGTCATGATGTTGTTTTCAAAGCAAGAAAAATCCTAAAAATGAAGAAAATAGGACATGCAGGTACGCTAGATCCAGAAGTAGATGGGGTATTACTACTTTTATTAGGCGGAGCAACTAAAGTTAGTGATTACGCTATGGATTTGGGTAAAAGCTATCGTGCGGAAGTATGTTTAGGTATTAAAACAACTACTGAAGATTTGACTGGCGAAGTGTTAGAAGAATGTAACATTGATGATATCGATATAGATAAAATAAAAGATATTTTACAAACCTTGATTGGGGAAATTGAACAAACTCCGCCAATTTACTCAGCTGTAAAGGTGAAAGGAAAAAAACTTTATGAATACGCACGCGCAGGAAAGTTTGATGTAGAAATTCCGTCAAGAAAAGTTAATATCTATGATGTTGAGTTTATTGAGGGTAGTGATTATTATAAAGATAATAAATTTTATTTTTCTATTAATATCTCTTGCGGGAAAGGAACTTATGTCAGAACTATAGCTACTGATATTGGTAAAAAATTGAATTTACCGAGTACAATGAGTAAGCTAACAAGGACTCGTAGTGGGAAAATAGAATTAGATAATTGTTTAACACTTTTAGAAGTAGAACAATTACTTGAAAAAAATAAGCTAGAAGAAAAGTTATTAAAAAAAGAATATGCCTTAGAGGAATATCAGTTTGTAGAAATTCCTAAATTTAGGGCGCAACAAGTTATGAATGGACTTAGATTTAGAAAAAATCAATTCCCAGACTATGATTTTACAGATGGAATAGTATTCACATATGAAAACGAGGCAATAGCTATTTATTATCTGAAAAATCCAGATGATGAATTATTACATGTGAAAACTACATTTCCAAAAATAATAGAGTAG
- a CDS encoding site-specific integrase, with translation MIKQYEKNGKKFYKFRNIYIGIDPLTGKEIRKSKSGFKTKRETEIYIANLRTEYDNKNYINSNDISFYELYELWFQSYKDTVKPSSLYVTQNVLQHILEYFGNVKVKKITTLFCQKYLNKNKDFSYSHVKKLKSYTSLILKYAVKMQIIQFNPMDNATIPKRNEKTKSEDTLYYTKNELKQFLEIVDSYNNTEWKVLFRLLAFTGARKGEILALTWNDINFSENTIDINKTLASTKTAVVIQTPKSKSSIRNVSIDTETARLLRLWKLKQREEFLKLGIIPKTKQLVFCNSQNGFKWIFFPNYTLKKICNQHNFKLIKIHGFRHTHASLLFESGNMSIKAVQHRLGHSDIQTTMNIYTHVTQLQKDNLGNDFAKYMEM, from the coding sequence ATGATTAAACAATATGAAAAAAACGGAAAGAAATTTTATAAATTTCGAAATATTTACATTGGTATAGATCCACTAACCGGTAAAGAAATAAGAAAATCAAAGTCAGGCTTTAAAACAAAACGTGAAACTGAAATATACATAGCAAACTTACGAACAGAATATGATAATAAGAATTACATTAACAGTAATGATATCAGCTTTTATGAGTTATATGAATTATGGTTTCAAAGTTATAAGGATACCGTCAAACCTAGTTCACTGTATGTTACACAAAACGTATTACAGCATATATTAGAGTATTTTGGGAATGTAAAAGTAAAAAAGATAACTACTCTTTTTTGTCAAAAATATTTAAACAAAAATAAAGACTTTTCTTATAGTCATGTAAAAAAGTTGAAAAGTTATACAAGTTTAATCTTAAAATATGCTGTTAAAATGCAAATTATCCAGTTCAATCCTATGGATAATGCAACTATTCCCAAAAGAAACGAAAAAACTAAAAGTGAAGATACTTTATACTATACTAAAAATGAATTAAAACAATTCCTTGAAATAGTAGACAGCTACAATAATACTGAATGGAAAGTTCTATTTAGACTACTTGCATTTACTGGAGCAAGAAAAGGTGAAATACTGGCGTTAACGTGGAATGATATTAATTTTTCAGAAAACACTATTGATATAAATAAAACTTTAGCAAGTACAAAAACTGCTGTTGTTATCCAAACACCAAAAAGTAAAAGTAGTATTAGGAATGTTTCTATAGATACAGAAACTGCACGGTTGTTAAGATTATGGAAATTAAAACAACGAGAAGAATTTTTAAAACTTGGCATTATTCCAAAAACTAAACAACTTGTATTTTGTAATAGTCAGAATGGTTTTAAATGGATATTTTTCCCTAACTATACATTAAAAAAGATATGTAATCAACATAATTTTAAATTAATAAAAATACATGGTTTTCGTCATACTCACGCTTCTTTGCTATTTGAAAGTGGTAATATGAGTATTAAAGCTGTACAACATAGGTTAGGTCATTCAGATATTCAAACTACTATGAATATATATACTCACGTTACACAATTACAAAAAGATAATTTAGGTAATGATTTTGCTAAATATATGGAGATGTAA
- a CDS encoding ImmA/IrrE family metallo-endopeptidase yields MTIKDVYYSLVEEFGTTNPFNIARQLGVTILFNDLGTNKGLYHTLEISNKTYHYIHINNNLSDEDKRYTMAHELGHFILHRGSNLHFLRRISRVPLSRQEIEADLFASYFIVSDEEIKEINNITHISESFKIDYRICEERIKYLDS; encoded by the coding sequence ATGACAATTAAAGATGTCTACTATTCCTTAGTTGAGGAATTTGGAACAACTAATCCATTCAATATCGCTAGACAATTAGGAGTAACAATACTATTTAACGATTTAGGAACAAATAAAGGGCTATATCATACGTTAGAAATTAGTAACAAAACATATCACTACATACACATTAATAATAACTTATCTGACGAGGACAAACGATATACTATGGCTCACGAACTAGGACACTTTATTTTGCACAGAGGTTCAAACTTGCATTTTCTTAGACGTATTTCAAGAGTACCATTATCAAGGCAAGAGATAGAAGCTGACCTATTTGCAAGCTATTTTATTGTGTCAGATGAAGAAATTAAAGAAATAAACAATATTACTCACATATCAGAATCATTTAAGATTGATTATAGAATATGCGAAGAAAGAATTAAGTATTTAGATAGCTAA
- the rpsO gene encoding 30S ribosomal protein S15, translated as MAAISQERKQEIIAKYRTHESDTGSPEVQIAVLTAEIDALTEHLNTHKKDHAGRRGLLKKVFRRRHLLDYLIKKDIQRYRELIKSLGLRR; from the coding sequence ATGGCAGCAATTAGTCAAGAAAGAAAACAAGAAATTATCGCTAAATATCGTACTCATGAATCAGATACTGGTTCTCCAGAAGTACAAATCGCAGTATTAACTGCAGAAATTGATGCTTTAACTGAGCACTTAAACACTCATAAAAAAGATCACGCAGGTCGTCGTGGATTACTTAAAAAAGTTTTCCGTCGTCGTCACTTACTAGACTATTTAATTAAAAAAGATATCCAAAGATACCGTGAATTAATTAAATCTCTAGGATTAAGAAGATAA